TCAACTAAAAAGTGCCAGAACAGATATTGATAAAAACCTTACCAAAGTTTTACCCCAACCGGTTACTTGGCTAACGACAACAAGACTTCCTAATTATCGGGAGCAGCCTGCCAATTCTAGTTTTAATAATGCTTGCGAAGTTAAAGTTATTATTCAGTTTTTAAATCAGCTAAATCAGACGGCAGTAGCCTCTGAAAAAAAATATAGTGTTGCTGTTTTGACTGGATATTCAGCACAATTAAAACTGCTCAATCGTAGCCTTACTGTAGAATTAAATAACTGGAAAGCCTTAACAATTGAATGTAATACAGTGGATGCTTTCCAAGGACGTGAAGCTGATATTGCAGTGTACTCTGTGACTCGTTCTAACAAAGAAGGTAAGGTAGGTTTTCTGCGCGAGACAGAGAGATTAAATGTGGCTTTATCCAGAGGGAAAGTTGGTTTAGTAATCGTAGGAGATCACCACTTCTGTCGAATCTCACGCGATAATCCATTACACCGAGTTTTGGATTATGTTGAACATCACCCTGAAAATTGCGCCCTAAAGGAAGCTAGCTTATGACTTTGGAAGAATCAGTTTTTTTTACATCAGAAGAACTACGTTGTTACGATAATCGTACTGGCTATGATCTGGTTAGTTGTAAAGAAGTCGGTTTGCCTGTTTATAAAATTACCGTTCAAGCTTTAACCCAACTTCGTAAACCAATTCCTCCCATAGAAGAATATGTCTTGAAAGCTATAAATGCTGGTTTATCTTCAGAGGCGGATATTGCTGGTTTTCTTGGTCTCGAACCTCCTCTTATCAGGGAAGCAATGATAAACTTAAGGATTAGTGAAGACATAGACCTCATAGCTCCTGATGGCTTTCTGAAACAAGTTTGGAAGTTGACAAAAAAAGGTGAAGCAACACTGCGTGATGCCAAAATTATTGTCCCAGAGGAGCGAACATTTGATATAAACTTTGATGGTATTTTAGGGTATCCTCGCTGGTATGGACAATTAGAGTCTGGTTTACTTAAGCCAAAAGACTTGCGTAAAAAAGGCATTATAGAAGTTGAACCATCTCGGAAAAAAGCGCCAGAAATATCCGATCTTAAGCTCAAAGATGTGGACGCAATTATTCGCAAAATTGATAGATCAGCTAAAGCTAAAATTAAGCAAGAGCGAGACCTTTTAGTTTTGAAAGCTATTGAGCGCAGACAAAGGTTTTTTCAATCTGCTTTGATGCTAATTTATAAAAGCAAAGATAGTGAGAGTATTCAAGTCGCTTTTGCAATTGATGGGGTTGTTTCTAATGAACATGAAGAAAATTTTGCTCGAACTAATGGCGTTAAAAAACTTCGCATATTAGAAGATTTAAAAAATAGCGCACCCCGAAAGTTAGCTAAAGAAGTTTTAGGAGATGAATTTGTTGCTCATGCTGAAGCTCCTTTACAAGAAATTGAGGCTATTAAAGAAGAAGTTTCTGCTGCTCAAGCTCAAATAGAAGAACGAATAGAAACTACTCGTAATACTCTCGAAAAAACTGAAAATAATGAACAAAAGCTCATTCTTGAGAAACAGCTTCAAGAAGCACATCAGCAAATAAAGGAACTCCAAGCCAAACTTGAAAACCGTCTAGCGTCGATTCCCATGCGTTGGCTAGAAATGTACGAACACCGGCCACTATTGGAACAAGCTATTCAAGGTAGTCAAGAACGTCTAATGATTATTTCTCCTTGGATTCGAGCAAGTTCTGTGAATAAAAAGTTTCTTCAACAATTTGAAATTCTTCTCAAACGGGGAGTACAAGTTTTCATTGGGTATGGCTTGGGAGAGGAAGATGATAAAAAGTACCCCTCTGATATTGAAGCCGAAAAAAATCTTCAAAGGCTAGAAAATCAGTATAAAACTAATTTTATCCTCAAACGTCTTGGAGATACCCACGCGAAAATTCTCATATCTGATGCCAAGTTTGCTGTGGCAACAAGTTTCAACTGGCTTTCTTTTAAAGGTGATCGTGATCGGACATTCCGGGATGAGCGGGGCACCTTTGTTTCTGAACCAAAAAAAATCGATGAACTGTTTGATAGCTATAGGATACGATTTGATAATTGAATCCAAAAGTAGATTGTAAAGGCATGACTGTGCCAAAATCAGAAATTTGTACGCTAAGGCTGAAAGCCTTGCCCCGCAAATATCTTAGCTGCTGTTTTCTAATCACTCTCTTAGTATTTATTGGCTCTCACTTTATTGATTGGAAGTAGTAACTATTCTCTGTCGTGGTTAACAGAGTGTAGTCCTAAATTAAGGGTGCGATCTGTCCAACAAAAACGGCTGGAATCCTTAACTAATAATATTTTTATTAGCTACAAAGTAGCTAATGTCAGCTTTCCTTTTTTTACGCTATGCAGAATCGGCCTGCGAAATCATCAGCAAACTAAATTGACAGACTCACCCAGCTAAAAAGCCGATAAGTCTGTCAACTTCTCTTGCCTTCTCTACGCTGTCCAGCGACGCAGCAACTTAGAAAGTAGTGAAATGAGCGCTGGTGATGCTGCTAGATTGGACACCAGTTAAAATGGCCAAAAGTTCGTTACTCTCGGCAATACGGATGAGGGTATCAGAGGAGGAAGCGCCCGTACCCTGGGTAATCGTTAGTTGTGCAAAGCTTAGTCCATCAGTGAGGGCGATCCCATCTTTATTGCCGCCAGTAGCAGTAAAGTCAAGAATCGTATCCACGCCTTCACCCCGCGCGAGAACGAAGGTATCTTTGCCCGCCCCACCGATGAGAGTGTCGTTGCCAGCACCACCGATGAGAGTGTCGTTATTGTTTCCGCCATCAAGACTGTCGTCACCGGCATCCCCGGAGAGGAAATCGCTGCCAGATTGTCCCGTCAGTGTGTCGCCATCCTGTCCACCCCAGAGGGAATCATTGTTAGCACCACCGTCAAGGAAGTCTTTGCCGGCATTGCCGTAAAGTTGGTCATTGCCGTTGTCCCCAGTCAGGGTATCGTCACCGTCACCTCCGAATACAGTGTCGTCGCCGATACCTCCATTGAGGAGATCATTGCCTGCCCCTCCTAAAATTTGGTCGTTGCCAGAACCACCAGTAAGGGTATCGTTGCCGCTGCCACCCGTGAGAGTATCTGCTGCTGAGCCACCAGTGAGGTTAACGGGTGGTTCAGTGACAGGTGGAGTAGTTGGTGTGGTAACGGGTGGTTCAGTGACAGGTGGAGTAGTTGGTGTGGTAACGGGTGGCGTGGTTGTATCTACCGGGGCCGTTGGAGTGCTAACCGGTGGTGTAGCGGTATCTGTTGGTGTAGTTGGGGGCGGGGTGTTGGTATCTACCGGAGTAGCTGGAGTGTTAATCGGCGGGGTGCCGGTATCTACCGGAGTAGCTGGAGTGTTAATCGGCGGGGTGCCGGTATCTACTGGGACAGTTGGAGTATTAACCGGTGGTGTGCCGGTATCTACTGGGGGGACAGTTGGAGTGTTAATCGGCGGTGTGTTGGGATTTGCTGCCGGCTCAGAGACTGGTGTACTCGGATTTGCCGGAATCCCGTCAGGTTTTGGCGTGGTGGTATCTGTCGGGGCAGGAGTCGCATCAATAACGGGTGGTGTGCTAACAGGCACGCGAGTCCCGTCAACAACTGGCGGCGTGGGGGTTGTTGGCGCTGGGGTGTTGGTGGAAACCGGGGGTTTTGTGGTTTCAGGGCTGCTGTTTGGTGTTGGTGTGGGATTCGCAATCGGTGCGCTGCCGGTGGAAAGGGGCGCTGGTGTGGCACTCTCTGCTGCTGGTTCTTCTGGGAAAGCCGGCAGTTCGGGAATGTTGATTTCGGAGATAACAGCAACTTTTGGGGGAGTGGGGATAGAGGTGATTTGGATGCCTTTGAGGATGGCGAGGAGTTCCCCAGTTTTGATGTAGTTGACGAGGGTATCGCCGGCAAAACTGCCTGTACCTGCGCTCAAGATGATTTGGTTGAAAGTGAGATCACCGATAAAGCCGAAGGTATCTTTTTCTTTGGCGGAGTTGAAGTTGAAGATTGTTTCGACACCGTAGCCAACCCCCAGCATGAAAATATCTTTGCCGGTGCCGCCGTACAGATAGTCGTTATCCATGCCGCCATAGAGGATATTATTGTCCGCTTCGGCATAGAGGGTGTCGCTGCCTTTGCCGCCTTGCAGCACATCGTTGCCGGTGTGGGCAAAGAGAACGTCGTCTCCTTGGTTGCCTAATAAGGTGTCGTCCCCCGCGTCCCCGTAGAGAGTGTCATTATCGTCGCCACCTATGAGAAAGTCGTCGCCCGCGCCACCGTCGAGAAGGTCGCTACCGCTTTCTCCATAGATAGTATCGTTGTGAGAACCGCCAGAGATTTGGTCGTTGTCTTTGCCGCCGGCAATGAAGTCGTCACCGGAACTGCCATCGAGAATATCAGCACCCGCGCCGCCGATAATGGTGTCGTCCCCAGAACGCCCAAGAATACTGTCATTGCCGGCGTTTCCGTGCAGGTAGTCGTCTCCTTCACGCCCGTCGATATAGTCATTTCCATTGCCGCCAAGGAGGGTGTCTTCACCGACTTTGCCATCAAGGATGTCGTCTCCACCTAATCCGCTGAGGATGTTGGCACCGTTGTCGCCGATGAGGGTGTCGTTGTATTCCGAGCCAGTGACGTTTTCGACATTGCGGATTCTGTCGCCTTCTGCGTCACCGCCGACACCCCGCCCAGGTTGCAGGTGGATGTAAACGGGGGATTTTGAGTCAAAGTAGGAGACGGTATCGCTGCCGGCTCCGCCATCCATGAAGTCGGCTCCGGGCCCTCCGATAAGGGAGTCGTCACCGTCGTTGCCGTAGAGTTTGTCGTCGCCTTCGTTGCCAAATATCGTGTCGTTGCCGCCGTCGCCGCTGAGGTTGTCGTTGCCGGTTTCTCCATACATCAAGTCGGTACTATCTCCGCCGTTCATGGTGTCGTTGCCGTCGCCACCGTAGAGAGTGTCTTCTCCCGCGTCGCCGCCCATGACGTCGTTGCCGCCGTCTCCGTAGAGGATGTCGCTGCCATCGTTGCCGCTGAGGGTGTCGTTACCGGCATCTCCGTGCAGCAAGTCTTCGCCGCCATTGCCTTCTAAAATGTCATTACCGTCGTCTCCGTGCAGGGTATCCTTGTCAGCACCGCCGCTCATTATGTCGTCTCCGGTTCCTCCGTAGAGGGTGTCTTCTCCGGCGTCGCCTGCCATGAGGTCGTTTTCGCTGTCGCCGTAGAGCAAGTCGTTGCCGGTGCCCCCACTCATGGTGTCGTTGCCTGCGCCTCCGTAGAGGGTATCTTCGCCATCATTTCCGGTGATTTGGTCGTTGCCATCTTCGCCGTAAACGAGGTCATTATCGGCATCGCCACTCATTTGGTCATTGCCGATGCCACCGTGAAGGGTGTCTTCTCCAGCGTCTCCTGCTATTGTGTCGTTGTCGGCATCGCCATACAGCAAGTCTTGACCTTGGTTGCCGTTCATTCGGTCGTTGCCGGCACCACCAGAGAGGGTATCTTCGCCATCATCTCCCGTCATTTGGTCGTTACCGTCTTCGCCGTAGAGGATGTCGTTGTCGGCGTTGCCACTCATTTGGTCGTTGCCGGTTCCGCCGTGTAGGGTGTCTTCGCCGTTGTCTCCGGCTATGACATCATCGCCACTGTCGCCATAGATGAGGTCTTGGTCATCGTTGCCGTTCATTTGGTCGTTGCCATCGCCACCGTAGAGGGTGTCGTTGCCGGCGTTTCCGGTCATAATGTCGTTTTCGCCGTCGCCAAATAGCAGGTCTTGGCCATCGTTGCCTTGGATATTGTCGTTGCCGGCGTCACCGTGAATGATGTCTTCGCCTTCGTTGCCAAAGATGTTGTCGTTACCATCGTTACCGTTGATAATATCGTTGCCTAGGTCGCCGGTGATGTTGTCGTCCCCTGCATCTCCATAGATGCTGTCGTTGTCATTGCCGCCGGAAATGTTGTCGTTGTCGTTCCCACCGGAGATGGTGTCGCTGCCGTCGTTGCCTTGGATGTTGTCTTGACCGTTATCTCCCTGGATGCTGTCGTTTCCGAAGTTGCCATAGATAGTGTCGTTGTTGTCGCCACCACTGATGAAGTCGTTGCCATCATCGCCGCTGATGCTGTCGTCTCCGGCATCTCCTTGGATGTAGTCATCATGGTTGCCGCCGGAAATGGTGTCTTTATCGTTGCCGCCAGAGATGGTGTCTAAACCGTCGTTTCCTTGAATGTTGTCGTTGCCGTCGTTGCCTTCGATGTAGTCTTGGTCGGCATTGCCGGTAATGTTGTCGTCACCAGCATCTCCTAAGATGCGATCGTTGCCGCTGTCGCCCGTGATGATGTCGTTGTCATTACCGCCAGAGATGGTGTCGTTGTCTTCGTTGCCTTGAATGTTGTCTTGACCGTCATCTCCTAAGATGCTGTCGTTTCCAAGGTTGCCAGCGATAATGTCGTTGTTGTCGCCACCACTGATGAAGTCGTTGCCGTCATCGCCGCTGATGCTATCGTCTCCTGCATCTCCGAAGATTTGGTCATCCTGGTTCCCACCAGAAATGGTGTCTTTGTCGTTACCACCAGAGATGGTGTCTAAACCGTCGTTTCCTTGGATGCTGTCGTTGCCGTCGTTGCCTTCAATTTTGTCTTGATCGGCATCTCCGGTGATTTGGTCGTCGCCTTCGTTGCCGAAGATTTGGTCATCCTGGTTCCCGCCAGATATGGTGTCGTTGCCGATGTTGCCTTCAATTAAGTCGTGACCGTTATCGCCGGAGATAATGTCGTTGTCTTCGTTTCCTTGGATGGTGTCTTCGTTATCACCACCAGAAATGATGTCTTGTCCGAGGTTGCCTTGGATGCTGTCGTCCCCAGCATCTCCAGAGATAATATCGTTCTCTTCGTTGCCGAAAATAAGGTCGTTTCCAATACCGCTGGAGATAATATCGTCGCCAGCGTTGCCTTCAATACTGTCCTGGCCATCATCACCGAAAATCACGTCTTGATTTTCGTTACCGAATATCTGATCATCACCATTTCCACCAGCAATGATATCATTGCCCAACCGACCAAATAATAAGTCATTCTCTTCTCCTCCCCGAAGAGAATCATTTCCAACTCCACCATCAACGAAATCTTGACCGTCTTCACCTTTTAAGGTGTCGTTGCCTTCGTCTCCGCTGAGATTATCGCTGCCAATTCCGCCCGATATCTCATCATCTCCACCATCACCCCGTACAACATCGCTACCTGTACCCGCATCGATGATATCGCTGCCAGAACCACCCGAAACTAAATCATTATCGTCACCAGCGCGTATAATATCGTTTCCAGCCTCACCTTTGATAAAATCCGTACCGGAACCAGTTTCTATTAAATCGCTTCCTAGACCTCCTTGTACCGCATCATTTCCATCACCACTGGTAACAGTTATTGGAATCGATATTCTTTCTGACTCAATGACAGTATCATCCTTACCACCATCAATAACAATCTTAGTGATTCCAGCATCACTATAGGATTGAGTTAGTCCGAAAGAACTTACCTTGACAGAGCCTTTCTCAAGCTTGACGTACTCGTATTTATCTTTGACGTTGACAATTTCTCGATTTTTTGAATTGGCACCCAGATTAATCTGTAATGTGCCACCTTCAATAGGTGTTGCTAGCTTTGGAGAACGAGCCAGTGTCATATTACTGGTATCAAATCCAGCAACTTTGACACGGGGGCTGTTCCACTCCCATCGTTTGCCTGCTCCCCAATCAGGCCAACCGACTTCAGCATAGGTGGTTAAACCAGCAGTAATTTCACCGGCTACTTGCAGGGGCCAGAGTTCTGAATAACGTGCCTTTTGATCTCCATCTTCATCGACTACATCAAACCATAGGTCTCCATAGATACCGCCCTGAACTCCACCACGAGCAATTCCCGCTTCTGTTGCACCTCCAGCTTTAATACCCAGATCTAACTTAACAATAGGTGCATCCTTGTCTGTTCCATTATTGGCATCATCGACGTAAAAACCATTTAAAACAGAGGCAAAATTTGCTGGATTGAATGGGTCACCACTCTCTGCAAGCTGTTTGAAGCCGTATGAATCAAAACCCAGAGAAAGACCGCCTGAAATTCCGCCACTGCCCGCCAAAGTGACACCTAGTGGCCCCGTGATAGGGATGTACTCGTTCATTGAGAAACCGCCACTAATGCCAGGAGGAGTATACTTGATGAGGTTTAGGTCTTTTCCAAGAAACAGGTTAAAAAGGCTTAATGGATTCTTGAGAACGGGAATTTCAAATCCACCACCGGGTAAAGTTTCAAGAGATGAAACAAAATTCCCATAACCAGAAAATTGATTCTCTAATTGGGGTGGAGGGTTATTAGGGTCTGTTGTTATATCTACCGGTGCAGGCTGTCCCATTAATGCCAGTTGCTCTTGAAAGCTTTTAACTTGCTGGATTGGATTAATAGATGGAATCCCACGAATATTAAATGAGGGATTTGTTAGATCAAAGTCTTGAAGTTCATAAGAACCAACTTTGAGTTCAAAGTTTTCACCCTCTTTTAATGTCGGAGCTGCATTAATAAAATTTACGAGCTTAGACACATTATCCACTAAGCTCAAGTCAAGACCATCAGATAAGGAATCAGCCAGATCTATTATAGTGAACTTACCATCGTTATTGGCATCAAAGAAATTTCCTAGTTCTGGGAGGTCTTTTAGAAGACCAATTTCTGCTTGTAGGGCTTGAGTAAAAGGGGCAAGTGGTTGAGTAACAGATTGAACGTTCTTTATGACAGGATTCACAATACCAGAAAAAAACTTGCCAGCATCTAGCTTGATATCTTCAAAGGCTATCTTCCCTGGCTTTGAGTTAGTTTTAATATATTTTTCGCCAGCACCTATCTTTGCTTCTCCAATATTCCAATCAACGATAAAATCGCTTTTGAGAGATGGAAGTTCAATTCCAGAATTTAGAACTTTGGTTTCTAATTCTAAGTTAACCTTTAGATCGCCTCCCAATATTGCTGAAGTATCATTGATAGAAATAGCACCATTACCATCTGCATCTAAATCGATGCCTAAATTAGCATTAAATGAAGTTCCGTTATTTTTTGCATTGAGAACTAAAAAGCCTAAAGCAGCTTCTAATTCAACAGATGAACCAAGTTCAAGGATAGAATTGATTTTAATATCTTTACTGTCAGGAAATTTTAACTTGACGCCTCCATCCTTAGACAGTTCGACAATAAAGTCTAGGCTCACATCTAGTTCTCCTTTCACGTCATCATCTCCGCCCTTGATTTGCATTCCAAGGGCTGGGAGGCTAGACTCAAGAGAGAAAGGAGAAGATGCCGCAATTTTATTTTTGATGCCGACGGAAAAGGTTAGATAATCTTCTGTTTCTCCCAGAGTTTTTATAGTTCCAATACTACTAAAAGAACCCTTTAAGTTACTAATAAAGTCTGCTGTATTTCCAGCATTTGTTGACAAATTATTTACAGCATTATTTAGAGAACCAATAAAACCCGTTTCTATTTTTTGCTTTAATACGCTTGCCTTTAAAAGAGGGATGTCTGTTGAGAAAGCTGATTGAGCTAGAACACTACTTAAGTTTTTTGCAAAATTTTTCAAGGCCGTGTTAACCAGACCAAAATTATTCCCTTGATAAGTTCCCATTGAATTGTCCTCTTTTACTAGAAATTTGGATTGGAGATAGAAGCGATGTGAGCCTAGGATTGAAAGAGATTCCTCTTTCAGCCAGGGTTAAAACGGACAAAATCTATTCAGTGTGAGAGTTCATTACTGCCAAAACCGGTAGTATTTGCTCCATTAAACTATCCCTTATCCCAATTTATGATGCTGCAAATACTTACAATTAACAGCCTCCCACTGCTGCCGCAACTCTTCTAGCTTATTGGCATCAAATTTGTCGCCAAAAGCGGTTTGAATCTTGGCGAGAAAATCTTCACTACCGGCAAATTCCTGCAAAACGCTGCAAGCATTCTGACGAGCTTGTTCAACTAAGGTTTGCGTCATTTCTGCGGAGTTGGAAGTAAACATGGTTCTATCCTTTATTAAGTGTTAGGTGGTTGTTGGTGTAATTTTTGATTGCACTCAGAATTAGCTAGGGGGTCTCTGGGGTGAAACCTAGATCCTCTGCAAATAGGCTAATAAGCAAACTTTCTAATAAGATGGGAATTGCAATTCTTTGGCTAACCCAGCTTGCAGTTATAAAATTTTGCAATGCAGATTAGCAGGAACAGCCTGCTCGAAGAACGCTGCTACAAAAAACTATTGCTCTATATCGGCAATATGGCTAATTCATCTTGATAAAAGCCGTCATCATAG
Above is a genomic segment from Ancylothrix sp. D3o containing:
- a CDS encoding phospholipase D-like domain-containing protein, whose amino-acid sequence is MTLEESVFFTSEELRCYDNRTGYDLVSCKEVGLPVYKITVQALTQLRKPIPPIEEYVLKAINAGLSSEADIAGFLGLEPPLIREAMINLRISEDIDLIAPDGFLKQVWKLTKKGEATLRDAKIIVPEERTFDINFDGILGYPRWYGQLESGLLKPKDLRKKGIIEVEPSRKKAPEISDLKLKDVDAIIRKIDRSAKAKIKQERDLLVLKAIERRQRFFQSALMLIYKSKDSESIQVAFAIDGVVSNEHEENFARTNGVKKLRILEDLKNSAPRKLAKEVLGDEFVAHAEAPLQEIEAIKEEVSAAQAQIEERIETTRNTLEKTENNEQKLILEKQLQEAHQQIKELQAKLENRLASIPMRWLEMYEHRPLLEQAIQGSQERLMIISPWIRASSVNKKFLQQFEILLKRGVQVFIGYGLGEEDDKKYPSDIEAEKNLQRLENQYKTNFILKRLGDTHAKILISDAKFAVATSFNWLSFKGDRDRTFRDERGTFVSEPKKIDELFDSYRIRFDN